One segment of Deinococcus yavapaiensis KR-236 DNA contains the following:
- a CDS encoding penicillin acylase family protein — protein sequence MRLLLRVLGSLLGLIVLAAVAAFLFVSFTAAPRTTGTVRVSGPSGPVTITRDVHGVPHIVATASDEDALFGLGFVHAQDRLWQMEFQRRVGAGRLSEVLGSAAVEQDKFLRTWGFYRAARQALPALSARTRRLLTAYTAGVNAGIAQGKRPLEFRLLRFEPETWTDVDSLVWSKLMAFDLGGNWEEELGGQDVAEKLGKDQVPLLYPAYPKDGPTILSAVDLQHGNSARVAPSTSSALLPATRAALRAQLDVAHGLGFRPDPDKGSNNWVISGRFTKSGKPLLADDPHLGLSAPMLWYLAELKGPTLHVIGATIPGLPGVVIGRTERVAWGVTNTGPDVQDLFVLPENAKVKSREEVIKVSGKPDVRLTVQESTFGPIITGVGGVTRQRVALRWPALDPGDTTLDAFLGLNYARDWQDFRTALRSFVAPMQNFVYADVSGNIGYIAPGKIPVRDGWDGRLPVTGDGSKRWTGYVAFDDLPYVYNPPEGLIVTANNKAVPDSYPYLLANDSMWAAPYRAQRILQLVKDKVGLTVTDMQAAQYDVQSLLWADFKDALLKTTPKDDVSKSALNALRSWNGRQTLDSVGSSVFAAWYSELSTMPMDELRQDGHWNSPAFLLTQLQKDGPYCRAAQTVTSCEDWLAVTLQRATAKLAKQLGPDVSGWRWERLHKTASNHRALGGVKAVNWIWNRSIASAGGLSTVNVGSYDLDTFSQTNAPSYRHVVDLADMNASRFVGTLGQSGNPLDARYDDQQALWRDGKYLPMSTNEQDWGRTQVLTLRPK from the coding sequence TTGCGTCTCTTGCTTCGTGTGCTCGGCTCACTGCTGGGCCTCATCGTCCTCGCGGCGGTCGCCGCGTTTCTCTTCGTGTCGTTCACGGCCGCGCCGCGAACGACAGGCACGGTTCGTGTGTCGGGCCCGAGCGGTCCCGTCACCATCACGCGCGACGTGCACGGCGTTCCCCACATCGTCGCGACGGCGAGCGACGAGGACGCCTTGTTCGGCCTCGGCTTCGTCCACGCTCAAGACCGCTTGTGGCAGATGGAATTCCAAAGGCGCGTCGGCGCCGGTCGCCTCAGCGAGGTGCTGGGATCCGCCGCCGTGGAACAGGACAAGTTTTTACGCACCTGGGGCTTTTACCGCGCGGCGCGCCAAGCGTTGCCCGCCTTGAGCGCACGCACGCGACGCCTGCTCACGGCTTACACGGCGGGCGTGAACGCGGGCATCGCGCAAGGCAAGCGCCCGCTGGAGTTTCGTTTGCTGCGCTTCGAGCCCGAGACGTGGACGGACGTCGACTCGCTCGTGTGGTCGAAGCTCATGGCCTTCGACCTCGGCGGAAACTGGGAAGAGGAACTCGGCGGGCAGGACGTCGCCGAGAAGCTCGGCAAGGACCAAGTTCCCCTCCTCTACCCCGCCTATCCGAAGGACGGCCCGACGATTCTCAGCGCGGTCGACTTGCAGCACGGCAACTCGGCGCGCGTCGCGCCTTCCACCTCCTCGGCCTTGCTGCCCGCGACGCGCGCCGCGCTGCGCGCTCAGCTCGACGTCGCGCACGGTCTCGGCTTTCGGCCCGACCCGGACAAGGGCAGCAACAACTGGGTGATCTCGGGCCGCTTCACGAAGAGCGGCAAACCTCTGCTCGCCGACGATCCGCACCTCGGCCTCTCGGCGCCGATGCTGTGGTACCTCGCCGAGCTGAAAGGTCCGACCCTCCACGTCATCGGCGCGACGATTCCCGGCTTGCCCGGCGTCGTGATCGGGCGCACCGAGCGCGTCGCGTGGGGCGTGACGAACACCGGACCCGACGTTCAAGACCTTTTCGTGCTGCCCGAGAACGCCAAGGTCAAGAGCCGCGAGGAAGTCATCAAGGTCAGCGGCAAGCCCGACGTGCGCCTCACCGTGCAAGAAAGCACCTTCGGCCCGATCATCACGGGGGTGGGCGGCGTGACGCGCCAGCGAGTGGCGCTTCGTTGGCCCGCGCTCGATCCCGGTGATACGACCCTCGACGCGTTCTTGGGTTTGAACTACGCGCGCGACTGGCAAGACTTCCGAACGGCGCTTCGGTCTTTCGTCGCGCCGATGCAAAACTTCGTGTACGCCGACGTGAGCGGCAACATCGGCTACATCGCGCCCGGCAAGATTCCCGTGCGCGACGGCTGGGACGGTCGTCTGCCCGTGACCGGCGACGGTTCGAAGCGCTGGACGGGTTACGTGGCGTTCGACGACTTGCCGTACGTGTACAACCCGCCCGAGGGGCTCATCGTCACGGCGAACAACAAGGCGGTCCCCGATTCGTATCCGTACCTGCTCGCGAACGATTCGATGTGGGCCGCGCCGTACCGCGCTCAGCGCATCCTGCAACTTGTGAAGGACAAGGTTGGCCTCACCGTGACCGACATGCAGGCCGCGCAATACGACGTGCAAAGCTTGCTGTGGGCGGACTTCAAGGACGCCTTGCTGAAGACGACGCCGAAAGACGACGTCTCGAAGTCGGCGCTGAACGCGCTGCGAAGCTGGAACGGACGGCAAACGCTCGACTCGGTCGGCAGCAGCGTGTTCGCCGCGTGGTACTCGGAATTGTCCACGATGCCGATGGACGAGTTGCGCCAAGACGGGCACTGGAACTCTCCGGCGTTCCTCTTGACGCAACTGCAAAAAGACGGGCCTTACTGCCGAGCGGCGCAGACGGTGACGTCGTGCGAAGACTGGCTGGCCGTGACGCTGCAACGCGCGACCGCCAAGCTCGCCAAGCAACTCGGCCCCGACGTGAGCGGGTGGCGCTGGGAACGTCTGCACAAGACGGCGAGCAACCACCGCGCGCTCGGCGGCGTGAAGGCCGTCAATTGGATTTGGAATCGCTCGATCGCCTCGGCGGGCGGCCTTTCCACGGTGAACGTCGGCAGTTACGACCTCGACACGTTCTCGCAGACGAACGCGCCGAGTTACCGTCACGTCGTCGATCTCGCCGACATGAACGCCAGTCGCTTCGTCGGCACGCTCGGTCAGTCGGGCAATCCGCTCGACGCGCGCTACGACGATCAGCAGGCGTTGTGGCGCGACGGGAAGTACCTGCCGATGAGCACGAACGAGCAAGACTGGGGCCGCACGCAAGTTCTCACGCTTCGGCCGAAGTGA
- a CDS encoding tRNA (adenine(22)-N(1))-methyltransferase TrmK — MKLEARLEAALSFIRADVHVDIGSDHARLPIELVRRDRVKRCVIVEKNETPFALARRHVVKTRLEDRVDVRLGDGFDPVSVGEVESASMTGLGVRTMLGVLDRGGPRVPPRLVVQPNDDSGLLRQWARANGYHVADEALAEGFWRYPIVSLTRGGGEDPAYDGLPLDLAVKWGPHLLRKRDPALRAVLLSDLRRLEPARRFARPEVLRDLDLVERALAFTSAEA; from the coding sequence GTGAAGCTCGAAGCTCGCCTCGAAGCGGCCTTGTCCTTCATCCGAGCCGACGTTCACGTCGACATCGGTTCGGATCACGCGCGCCTTCCGATCGAACTCGTGCGACGCGACCGCGTGAAGCGCTGCGTCATCGTCGAAAAGAACGAGACGCCGTTCGCCCTCGCGCGCCGTCACGTCGTGAAGACGCGGCTGGAAGACCGAGTGGACGTTCGGCTCGGTGACGGCTTCGATCCCGTCTCGGTCGGCGAGGTCGAAAGCGCGAGCATGACGGGTCTCGGCGTGCGCACGATGCTCGGCGTGCTGGACAGGGGAGGGCCGAGGGTGCCGCCTCGCCTCGTCGTGCAACCCAACGACGATTCCGGCCTTCTGCGGCAGTGGGCGCGGGCGAACGGGTATCACGTCGCGGACGAGGCGCTCGCCGAGGGGTTTTGGCGCTATCCCATCGTGTCGCTGACGCGTGGCGGGGGAGAAGACCCCGCGTACGACGGCCTTCCGCTCGACCTCGCCGTGAAGTGGGGTCCGCACCTCCTCAGGAAGCGGGACCCCGCGCTACGCGCCGTGCTGCTTTCGGACTTGCGGCGCCTCGAACCTGCCCGCCGCTTCGCCCGCCCCGAGGTGCTGCGAGACCTCGACCTCGTGGAGCGGGCGCTGGCGTTCACTTCGGCCGAAGCGTGA
- a CDS encoding MOSC domain-containing protein — translation MKTMRDLMTTLPRAGRIERVLVRTRHRGPMRDVPETQAIVGVGLHGDHRDAKTPSDAKRQVTLIQAEHFPVMIALAARDVTPEDLRRNLVVSGINLLALKDERFYVGSVLLQGTGPCHPCSRMEENLGEGGYNVVRGHGGITARVLEGGVLRVGDVVRPA, via the coding sequence GTGAAGACGATGCGAGACCTCATGACGACCTTGCCGAGAGCGGGCAGGATCGAGCGCGTTCTCGTGCGAACGCGCCACCGAGGACCCATGCGCGACGTCCCTGAGACGCAAGCCATCGTCGGCGTCGGTCTCCACGGCGACCACCGCGACGCGAAGACGCCCAGCGACGCCAAACGGCAAGTGACCCTCATTCAAGCCGAGCACTTCCCCGTCATGATCGCCCTCGCGGCGCGGGACGTGACGCCCGAGGACTTGCGGCGCAACCTCGTCGTGTCGGGTATCAACTTGTTGGCCCTCAAGGACGAACGGTTTTACGTCGGAAGCGTCTTGCTGCAAGGAACGGGGCCGTGCCATCCGTGCTCCAGGATGGAAGAAAACCTCGGCGAGGGCGGCTACAACGTCGTTCGAGGCCATGGCGGCATCACGGCCCGCGTCCTCGAAGGCGGCGTGCTTCGCGTCGGGGACGTGGTGCGGCCCGCGTGA
- a CDS encoding vitamin K epoxide reductase family protein: MTTPRELSHQLREVQTEDLHRRRLLVGLSMVGAAMGQIVSLYQMGVLKTLPDPPLNIFDSSKVDAAEYAYARFQTPDALMMIVNYGITAWLAGAGDKDRATNAPWIPLALAAKTIADAATALELGREEYAQTKKLCFYCQVATVVSLASVVLALPEARKAWGAWRGK; this comes from the coding sequence ATGACGACGCCTAGGGAACTCAGCCATCAACTGCGCGAAGTGCAGACCGAAGACCTTCATCGTCGCCGCCTCCTCGTGGGGTTGTCGATGGTGGGCGCGGCCATGGGCCAGATCGTGTCGCTTTACCAGATGGGCGTGCTCAAGACCCTCCCCGATCCGCCCTTGAACATCTTCGACTCCAGCAAGGTGGACGCGGCCGAATACGCGTACGCGCGCTTCCAAACGCCCGACGCCCTCATGATGATCGTCAACTACGGCATCACCGCGTGGTTGGCGGGCGCGGGAGACAAGGACCGCGCGACGAACGCTCCGTGGATTCCCCTCGCGCTCGCCGCGAAGACGATCGCGGACGCCGCGACGGCCCTCGAACTCGGACGCGAGGAGTACGCGCAGACGAAAAAGCTGTGCTTTTACTGTCAAGTGGCGACCGTCGTGTCCCTCGCGTCCGTCGTCCTCGCCTTGCCCGAGGCGCGCAAGGCGTGGGGCGCGTGGCGCGGCAAGTGA
- the tyrS gene encoding tyrosine--tRNA ligase, with protein MTNTKPAIDEQLALLKRGAVHLVDEDDLKAKLQSGKQLRVKLGADPTRPDLHLGHAVVLRKMRQFQDLGHKVIMLIGDFTAMIGDPSGKSKTRPPVTLEQTRANAKSYLDQCSLVLDMNPDVLEIRYNGEWLEPMGYEDVIKLAAKYTVARILERDDFTKRLQAGTPISLHELLYPLTQAYDSVALDADVELGGTDQLFNLLVGRDIQRDYGQEAQVVLTTPLLVGLDGVEKMSKSLDNYIGLTDEPHEMFAKLMKVPDTLLDNYFTLLTNLPKERIDELLAGHPVEAHRVLAREVTGWLHPAADLDAAEERYREVAKGGIPEDVATVTVASTEFNADGRVGVLRLATLAGLAASNGEARRLIQNRGLKIDGETVEDAQLALSLDAPIVLQKGKDKFARLIRA; from the coding sequence ATGACGAACACGAAGCCCGCGATCGACGAACAACTCGCGCTTCTCAAGCGCGGCGCCGTCCACCTTGTGGACGAGGACGACCTCAAGGCGAAGTTGCAGAGCGGCAAGCAACTGCGCGTGAAGCTCGGCGCGGACCCCACACGGCCCGACTTGCACCTCGGGCACGCCGTCGTGCTGCGCAAGATGCGCCAATTCCAGGACCTCGGGCATAAGGTCATCATGCTGATCGGGGACTTCACGGCGATGATCGGCGATCCCTCGGGCAAGAGCAAGACGCGTCCTCCCGTCACGTTGGAGCAGACGCGCGCGAACGCCAAGAGCTACCTCGATCAGTGCAGTCTCGTCCTCGACATGAATCCGGACGTTCTCGAAATTCGCTACAACGGCGAGTGGCTCGAGCCGATGGGCTACGAGGACGTCATCAAGCTCGCCGCGAAGTACACCGTGGCGCGCATCCTTGAGCGTGACGACTTCACGAAGAGGCTGCAGGCGGGCACGCCGATTTCACTGCACGAACTTCTCTACCCCTTGACGCAGGCGTACGACTCGGTCGCCCTCGACGCCGACGTGGAGCTCGGCGGAACCGATCAGCTCTTCAATTTGCTCGTGGGGCGCGACATTCAGCGAGACTACGGCCAAGAAGCGCAAGTCGTGCTGACGACGCCCCTTCTGGTGGGCCTCGACGGCGTCGAGAAGATGAGCAAGAGCCTCGACAACTACATCGGCTTGACGGACGAGCCCCACGAGATGTTCGCCAAGCTGATGAAGGTGCCGGACACGCTGCTCGACAACTACTTCACGCTCCTGACGAACTTGCCCAAGGAGCGCATCGACGAGTTGCTCGCCGGGCATCCCGTGGAGGCGCACCGCGTGCTCGCACGCGAGGTGACGGGGTGGCTTCATCCTGCCGCCGACCTCGACGCGGCCGAAGAGCGGTACCGCGAGGTCGCCAAGGGTGGAATTCCCGAAGACGTGGCGACGGTGACCGTGGCGTCGACGGAGTTCAACGCGGACGGACGCGTGGGCGTGCTGCGACTCGCGACCTTGGCGGGCCTCGCCGCCTCGAACGGCGAGGCCCGCCGCCTCATTCAGAACCGAGGATTGAAGATCGACGGCGAGACGGTGGAGGACGCGCAACTCGCCCTTTCCCTCGACGCGCCGATCGTGCTGCAGAAGGGCAAGGACAAGTTCGCGCGACTCATTCGGGCCTGA
- the pyk gene encoding pyruvate kinase, translating into MKHFDRATKIVATVGPASRNAETLERMIEAGMNVVRMNFSHGDPQDHRDTVDLVRSLAQKKGVTIGILQDLQGPKIRVGRFKDGRVTLAAGQKFTITMEEVEGDETRVTSTYKGLAEDVRPGMMLLLDDGNMALTVDSVKGNAVETTVTIGGVLKNNKGINVPEADLSVPAMSEKDVEDMRFGAELGVDWVALSFVRSRDDMLLAKHYLARFNSRAKLMAKIEKPQAVERFDEILREADGIMVARGDLGVEMRPEQVPVIQKKLIRACREAAKPVITATQMLESMINLPRPTRAEASDVANAIFDGTDAVMLSAESAAGLYPVEAVQMMDRIAREAEASDLYRLQQAQTIDTELAADSIADAACDVAETLGASAIVTFTLTGGSAIRVARNRPRTAILALTPNERTRNQLSLTWGVVPMLAEDPRDTDDMVRIANDELRRSNLAELRDRYVVTAGVPFGVRGSTNMIRVERLK; encoded by the coding sequence ATGAAACACTTTGATCGCGCCACGAAAATCGTCGCGACCGTCGGCCCCGCCTCGCGCAACGCCGAAACGCTCGAACGTATGATCGAGGCGGGCATGAACGTCGTGCGCATGAACTTTTCGCACGGCGACCCGCAAGACCACCGCGACACCGTCGATCTCGTCCGGTCCCTCGCGCAGAAGAAGGGCGTCACGATCGGCATCCTGCAGGACCTGCAAGGCCCGAAGATCCGCGTCGGACGCTTCAAGGACGGCCGCGTTACGCTCGCCGCCGGCCAGAAGTTCACGATCACCATGGAAGAGGTCGAAGGTGACGAGACGCGCGTCACCAGCACGTACAAAGGGCTCGCCGAAGACGTGCGGCCCGGCATGATGCTGCTCCTCGACGACGGCAACATGGCCCTCACCGTCGACAGCGTCAAGGGCAACGCCGTCGAGACGACCGTCACGATCGGCGGGGTGCTGAAGAACAACAAGGGCATCAACGTGCCCGAAGCGGACCTCAGCGTGCCCGCCATGAGCGAGAAGGACGTCGAGGACATGCGCTTCGGAGCGGAGCTCGGCGTGGACTGGGTGGCCTTGTCGTTCGTGCGCTCCCGTGACGACATGCTGCTCGCCAAGCACTACCTCGCGCGCTTCAACTCGCGCGCCAAGCTCATGGCGAAGATCGAAAAGCCGCAAGCCGTCGAGCGCTTCGACGAGATTCTGCGTGAAGCGGACGGCATCATGGTGGCGCGCGGCGACCTCGGCGTGGAGATGCGCCCCGAACAAGTGCCGGTCATCCAAAAGAAGCTCATCCGCGCGTGTCGCGAAGCTGCCAAGCCCGTCATCACGGCGACGCAGATGCTCGAGAGCATGATCAACTTGCCGCGCCCCACGCGCGCCGAGGCGTCTGACGTCGCCAACGCCATCTTCGACGGCACGGACGCCGTGATGCTCTCGGCGGAATCGGCGGCAGGCTTGTACCCCGTGGAGGCCGTGCAGATGATGGACCGCATCGCGCGTGAAGCCGAGGCGTCCGACCTGTACCGCTTGCAGCAAGCGCAGACGATCGACACGGAACTCGCGGCGGACTCTATCGCCGACGCCGCGTGCGACGTTGCCGAAACGTTGGGCGCCTCGGCGATCGTGACGTTCACCCTCACGGGCGGCTCGGCCATTCGCGTGGCGCGCAACCGCCCGCGTACGGCGATCTTGGCCCTCACGCCCAACGAACGCACGCGCAACCAACTGTCGCTTACCTGGGGCGTCGTGCCGATGCTCGCCGAGGATCCGCGTGACACCGACGACATGGTGCGCATCGCGAACGACGAGCTTCGCCGCAGCAATCTCGCGGAGCTGCGCGATCGGTACGTGGTGACGGCGGGCGTGCCGTTCGGCGTGCGCGGCAGTACCAACATGATTCGCGTGGAGCGCCTCAAGTAA
- the eno gene encoding phosphopyruvate hydratase: protein MRIERIVAREVLDSRGNPTVEAEVHLESGFSGRAIVPSGASTGSHEANELRDGGARYMGKGVLRAVENVENVIAPALTGMDASQQAEVDQVMLDLDGTPNKSKLGGNAMLAVSLASARAAATELDVPLYRYLGGSNARVLPVPMMNVINGGAHADNNVDFQEFMVMPVGAPTFREALRYGAETFHNLKKVLSARGYNTNVGDEGGFAPDLGSNEEALEVLLEAIQKAGYEPGKDIMIALDPAVTELYKDGKYHLEGEGRVLSSEEMVDFWADWASRYPIISIEDCLAEDDWEGWQLITQTLGDRVQLVGDDLFVTNPARLRQGIDRHVANSILVKVNQIGTLTEAMDAIELAKRNRYTTVISHRSGESEDAFIADLAVATNAGQIKTGSASRSDRIAKYNQLLRIEHALGSRAVYLGRGAFNQQGSQPQS, encoded by the coding sequence ATGAGGATCGAACGCATTGTGGCTCGCGAAGTGCTCGACTCGCGCGGGAACCCTACCGTCGAAGCGGAAGTGCACCTGGAAAGCGGCTTCTCGGGCCGCGCGATCGTTCCGTCGGGCGCGTCGACCGGCTCGCACGAAGCGAACGAACTGCGCGACGGCGGAGCGCGCTACATGGGCAAGGGCGTCCTGCGCGCCGTCGAGAACGTCGAGAACGTCATCGCGCCCGCCTTGACGGGCATGGACGCGTCGCAGCAGGCCGAGGTCGACCAGGTGATGCTCGACCTCGACGGCACGCCCAACAAAAGCAAGCTCGGCGGCAACGCCATGCTGGCCGTGTCGCTCGCCTCGGCGCGCGCCGCCGCCACCGAACTCGACGTGCCGCTGTACCGCTACCTCGGCGGCAGCAACGCGCGTGTCCTGCCCGTGCCGATGATGAACGTCATCAACGGGGGCGCCCACGCCGACAACAACGTCGATTTCCAAGAGTTCATGGTGATGCCCGTCGGAGCGCCCACCTTCCGCGAAGCGCTTCGCTACGGCGCCGAGACCTTCCACAATCTCAAAAAGGTCCTCTCGGCGCGCGGCTACAACACCAACGTCGGCGACGAGGGCGGCTTCGCGCCCGACCTCGGCAGCAACGAGGAAGCGCTCGAAGTGCTGCTCGAAGCGATCCAGAAGGCGGGCTACGAGCCCGGCAAGGACATCATGATTGCCCTCGACCCCGCCGTAACCGAGCTGTACAAGGACGGCAAGTACCACCTCGAAGGCGAAGGCCGCGTGCTGTCCAGCGAGGAAATGGTCGACTTCTGGGCCGACTGGGCGAGCCGTTACCCCATCATCTCCATCGAGGATTGCCTCGCCGAGGACGACTGGGAAGGCTGGCAACTCATCACGCAGACCCTCGGGGACCGCGTGCAACTCGTTGGCGACGACTTGTTCGTCACCAATCCCGCTCGCTTGCGTCAAGGCATCGATCGCCACGTCGCCAACTCGATCCTCGTGAAGGTCAACCAGATCGGCACCCTCACCGAGGCGATGGACGCCATCGAACTCGCCAAGCGCAACCGCTACACCACCGTCATCTCCCACCGCTCGGGGGAGAGCGAGGACGCCTTCATCGCCGACCTCGCCGTCGCCACGAACGCCGGTCAAATCAAGACGGGCTCGGCGAGCCGCTCGGACCGCATTGCGAAGTACAACCAGTTGCTGCGCATCGAGCACGCGCTCGGTTCGCGCGCGGTGTACCTCGGGCGCGGCGCCTTCAACCAGCAGGGCAGCCAGCCGCAAAGTTGA
- the dnaN gene encoding DNA polymerase III subunit beta: MQAQVSRKTLAEGLGLLERIVPSRSSNPLLTSLKVEATPHGLTMSGTNLEIDMACFVAADVDTEAAFVVPAHLFSQIVRNLGGELVELSLQQSELNVKAGGSNFKLQTGELDAYPHLSFPSRAESKLDAKDFARSLSSVRYAASTEAFQAVFRGIKLEGRGTSARVVASDGFRLALRDFPSHGDTRNLILPARSADEIVRVLRDGDVGISYGEGVLGIITERVRMNVKLLDGEFPDYERVIPRDVKLRVILPAASLKEAVSRVAVLADKNANNRVEFLISEGKLQLAAEGDYGRAQDTLDVMQDGAEPAMSLGFNAKYVLDALGPIEGDAELLFSGPTSPAMFKGTDQGGYLAVVVPLRV, encoded by the coding sequence ATGCAAGCGCAGGTTTCCCGAAAAACTCTGGCAGAGGGACTGGGTCTTCTCGAACGAATCGTCCCGTCTCGATCCAGCAACCCCCTCCTCACCTCCTTGAAAGTCGAAGCCACGCCGCACGGTCTTACAATGAGCGGCACCAACCTCGAAATCGACATGGCCTGCTTCGTCGCGGCGGACGTCGATACCGAAGCGGCCTTCGTCGTGCCCGCGCACTTGTTCTCGCAAATCGTGCGTAACCTCGGCGGCGAACTCGTCGAACTGTCGTTGCAGCAAAGCGAGCTCAACGTCAAGGCGGGCGGCAGCAACTTCAAACTGCAAACCGGCGAACTCGACGCTTATCCGCACCTGAGCTTTCCAAGCCGCGCCGAGTCGAAGCTCGACGCGAAAGACTTCGCGCGGTCACTGTCGAGCGTTCGCTACGCCGCCTCCACCGAAGCCTTCCAAGCCGTGTTTCGAGGAATCAAACTCGAAGGCCGCGGCACGTCGGCGCGCGTGGTGGCCTCCGACGGCTTCCGGCTCGCCTTGCGTGACTTTCCGTCGCATGGCGACACGCGAAATCTCATCCTGCCCGCCAGGAGCGCCGACGAGATCGTCCGGGTCTTGCGCGATGGTGACGTCGGAATCTCGTACGGCGAAGGCGTCCTCGGAATCATCACCGAGCGCGTACGCATGAACGTCAAGCTGCTCGACGGCGAGTTCCCGGACTACGAACGCGTCATTCCGCGTGACGTCAAGTTGCGCGTGATCTTGCCCGCCGCCAGCCTCAAGGAGGCAGTGTCGCGCGTCGCCGTGCTTGCCGACAAAAATGCCAACAACCGCGTCGAGTTCCTGATCTCGGAGGGCAAGCTGCAACTCGCCGCCGAAGGCGACTACGGCCGCGCCCAAGACACCTTGGACGTCATGCAAGACGGAGCGGAGCCCGCCATGAGCCTCGGTTTCAATGCCAAGTACGTCCTCGACGCGCTCGGGCCGATCGAGGGAGACGCCGAGTTGCTGTTCAGCGGGCCGACCAGTCCGGCGATGTTCAAGGGCACGGATCAAGGCGGCTACCTCGCCGTCGTCGTGCCGCTCCGGGTTTGA
- the dnaA gene encoding chromosomal replication initiator protein DnaA, which produces MLTYVRKNITEVEYRTWFVPVRPLGVQDGALVLGVRNSFAMEWFRKHYQDLLEDALRHLGAQHPAVTFEVLPAVQEAMISPLDPPAPPPSTRSSIIVPSESSRRSLNPKYIFENFVVGPNNNLAHAAALAVADSPGKTYNPLFLYGDVGLGKTHLMHAVGHYVVEKHPEKRVEYVTTESFTNDLINAIRDDKMTQFRNRYRSVDLLLVDDIQFLAGKERTQEEFFHTFNALYENHKQIILSSDRPPKDIQTLEGRLRSRFEWGLITDIQSPEFETRVAILKMNAEHKRINVPQDVLELIARQVTSNIRELEGALVRVVAYSSLNNVPISKAMAAKALTDVFTSQDVQIEMSDVLRAVAEHYGVPIEALKGAGRIREVVVPRQIAMYLIRSMTSHSLPEIGMFFGRDHSTVLHATQKVGEQVGKDSELTQQIEMLKRRVQGLEELF; this is translated from the coding sequence GTGTTGACGTACGTCCGAAAAAATATCACCGAGGTGGAGTATCGGACGTGGTTCGTCCCCGTTCGGCCACTTGGCGTGCAAGACGGAGCGCTCGTGCTCGGTGTGCGCAATTCCTTCGCGATGGAGTGGTTCCGCAAGCACTACCAAGACTTGCTGGAAGACGCCCTTCGGCATTTGGGCGCGCAGCATCCGGCCGTGACCTTCGAGGTGTTGCCGGCCGTGCAAGAAGCGATGATCTCGCCCTTGGATCCGCCGGCGCCGCCTCCCAGTACGCGATCTTCCATCATCGTGCCGAGCGAATCGAGCCGCCGCTCGCTGAATCCGAAGTACATCTTCGAGAATTTCGTCGTCGGACCGAACAACAACCTTGCGCACGCCGCCGCCCTCGCCGTCGCGGATTCACCCGGCAAGACGTACAACCCGCTGTTTTTGTACGGTGACGTCGGCCTCGGCAAAACGCACCTCATGCACGCCGTAGGCCACTACGTCGTCGAGAAGCATCCGGAAAAGCGCGTGGAGTACGTCACGACCGAGAGCTTCACGAACGACCTCATCAACGCGATTCGCGACGACAAGATGACGCAGTTTCGTAATCGCTACCGCAGCGTAGATTTGCTGCTCGTCGACGACATCCAGTTTCTCGCGGGCAAAGAGCGAACGCAGGAGGAGTTCTTCCACACGTTCAACGCGCTCTACGAAAATCACAAGCAGATCATTCTTTCATCGGACCGACCGCCCAAAGACATTCAAACGTTGGAAGGTCGTTTGAGATCCCGCTTCGAATGGGGTTTGATCACGGACATTCAAAGTCCGGAATTCGAAACGCGCGTCGCCATCTTGAAGATGAATGCCGAGCACAAGCGCATCAACGTTCCTCAAGACGTGCTCGAATTGATCGCGCGTCAAGTGACGAGTAACATTCGCGAGCTCGAGGGCGCCCTCGTGCGCGTCGTCGCGTATTCGAGTCTCAACAACGTGCCGATTTCGAAGGCGATGGCGGCGAAGGCCCTCACCGACGTTTTCACTTCGCAAGACGTGCAGATCGAAATGTCGGACGTTCTGCGAGCGGTCGCCGAGCATTACGGCGTGCCGATCGAGGCGTTGAAGGGCGCTGGACGAATCCGCGAGGTCGTCGTGCCGCGCCAAATTGCCATGTACCTCATTCGAAGCATGACCTCTCACTCGCTGCCCGAAATCGGGATGTTCTTCGGGCGCGACCACTCCACGGTGTTGCACGCTACTCAAAAGGTCGGCGAACAAGTCGGGAAAGACTCGGAACTCACCCAGCAGATCGAGATGCTCAAACGCCGTGTTCAAGGACTCGAGGAGCTCTTTTGA